The following coding sequences lie in one Deltaproteobacteria bacterium genomic window:
- a CDS encoding radical SAM protein, translating into MILDPSIALALALLAPHRPGDELAPGLRWCALQVELGVALELQWRGGDVVVELIPRDGVRQHRIVTASFGIAHRDGTLPEPDALAACELVAAIVRVNEAHALVQRPHHDAAAPRVRAVTGLRALVPDRSGEAYALSPYRGCGIGCRFCYAQSQTQPWRRWLQGDAVPWGSWVDARQDLPALLHDELRRLPPRPIKLCPIVSDPYQPIERRLRLTRRCVEMIRDAPMPWPTLVLTRSHAILDDLALWASLPAAWIGVSLPTHDDGVRAHFEPRAASVSQRLEILERARAAGLRTFAVVQPLLPGDVEVLAEALARRTDAVAVGTLDGEEDAGPLFDSAGEAEARTAAWQRARADQLREALRRRGIALWQGELPPGLRP; encoded by the coding sequence GTCGCGCTCGAGCTGCAGTGGCGTGGCGGCGACGTCGTCGTCGAGCTCATCCCCCGCGACGGCGTGCGACAGCATCGGATCGTGACCGCATCGTTCGGCATCGCCCACCGCGACGGCACCCTGCCCGAGCCCGACGCACTCGCAGCGTGTGAGCTCGTCGCGGCGATCGTCCGCGTCAACGAGGCCCATGCGTTGGTGCAGCGCCCGCACCACGACGCCGCGGCCCCGCGTGTGCGCGCCGTGACGGGTCTGCGCGCACTGGTGCCCGATCGCAGCGGCGAAGCCTACGCGCTCAGTCCCTACCGCGGCTGCGGCATCGGCTGCCGCTTCTGCTACGCGCAGTCGCAGACCCAGCCGTGGCGACGGTGGCTGCAGGGCGACGCGGTGCCGTGGGGCAGCTGGGTCGATGCCCGACAGGACCTCCCCGCGCTGCTGCACGACGAGCTGCGACGGCTGCCGCCGCGGCCCATCAAGCTGTGCCCGATCGTGTCGGACCCGTATCAGCCGATCGAGCGACGCCTGCGACTCACGCGGCGCTGCGTCGAGATGATCCGCGACGCCCCGATGCCGTGGCCGACGCTGGTGCTCACGCGATCCCACGCGATCCTCGACGACCTCGCGCTGTGGGCGAGCCTGCCCGCGGCGTGGATCGGCGTGTCGCTGCCGACGCACGACGACGGTGTGCGGGCCCACTTCGAGCCGCGGGCCGCCAGCGTGTCGCAGCGCCTCGAGATCCTCGAACGGGCGCGGGCGGCGGGCCTGCGCACCTTCGCGGTGGTGCAGCCGTTGCTGCCGGGCGACGTCGAGGTGCTGGCCGAGGCGCTCGCGCGTCGCACGGATGCGGTGGCGGTCGGTACCCTCGATGGTGAGGAGGACGCCGGCCCCCTGTTCGACAGCGCAGGCGAGGCCGAAGCGCGCACCGCCGCGTGGCAGCGGGCACGCGCCGACCAGCTGCGCGAGGCGCTGCGGCGACGTGGGATTGCGCTGTGGCAGGGCGAGCTGCCGCCGGGGTTGCGACCATGA
- a CDS encoding tryptophan 7-halogenase, with protein sequence MSMRERVDVIVIGGGPAGATAAARCARDGLRTCLLEATRHPRTHVGESLLPGIIPILADIDALDAVSQAGFGRKTGSTLWHWGRTPRWDLWFADSDAYDAAWLVERARFDAILFDAARRAGAELRTDARVRAVLREGTRVVGVQWQRAGDETPHELEAPLVIDASGQSSLLARELGTRERIAGLEHQAMWAHFEHAGRLPPPRSQQALFVAQSQQWWWMFPLSSTLTSVGVVQLDAHAEGAPMRTAPRPDFDAELAGCDELVAALGPRARRVTKVHHERDWSYRMRETSGPGWIAVGDAAGFIDPVLSTGVMLAMHSGWHAARTAAAIHRGDDETTSLAAYSRHHRGMFDDLLRMVRFYYQQNLDRDDYFWESKRILLQETTALRPQKAFVVLTSGLVQNLALADRKDEAVRRVERDDAPPLETPASLGFVCLHLRAREADEIVEGPDPFDAVYVLVEPADAAAPTLFRSRNFHVNAIAPRHGNDPIAEPRFAAPLRAIGAWVAELDDVDGESLADFWRRRRAALLARLRSLPGALALARVFGE encoded by the coding sequence ATGAGCATGCGCGAGCGCGTCGATGTGATCGTCATCGGCGGTGGCCCGGCCGGCGCCACCGCGGCGGCCCGCTGCGCCCGCGACGGCCTGCGCACGTGCCTGCTCGAGGCCACCCGGCATCCACGCACCCACGTCGGCGAGAGCCTGTTGCCCGGCATCATCCCGATCCTCGCCGACATCGACGCGCTCGACGCGGTGTCGCAGGCCGGCTTCGGTCGCAAGACCGGCAGCACGCTGTGGCACTGGGGTCGCACGCCGCGATGGGACCTATGGTTTGCCGACAGCGACGCGTACGACGCGGCGTGGCTGGTCGAGCGCGCGCGGTTCGACGCGATCCTCTTCGACGCCGCCAGACGGGCGGGCGCCGAGCTGCGCACCGACGCCCGCGTGCGTGCGGTGCTGCGCGAGGGCACGCGGGTCGTCGGGGTGCAGTGGCAACGCGCCGGCGACGAGACCCCGCACGAGCTCGAGGCGCCGCTGGTCATCGACGCCAGCGGGCAGTCGTCACTGCTCGCCCGCGAGCTCGGCACGCGCGAACGCATCGCCGGGCTCGAGCACCAGGCGATGTGGGCCCACTTCGAGCACGCCGGACGGCTACCACCGCCACGATCCCAGCAGGCGCTGTTCGTCGCGCAGTCGCAGCAGTGGTGGTGGATGTTCCCGTTGTCGTCGACGCTGACCTCGGTCGGCGTGGTGCAGCTCGATGCCCACGCCGAAGGCGCACCGATGCGCACGGCACCGCGGCCCGATTTCGACGCCGAGCTCGCGGGCTGCGACGAGCTGGTCGCTGCGCTCGGGCCCCGGGCGCGTCGCGTCACCAAGGTCCACCACGAGCGCGACTGGAGCTACCGCATGCGCGAGACCAGTGGCCCCGGGTGGATCGCCGTGGGCGACGCGGCGGGCTTCATCGACCCGGTGCTCTCGACCGGCGTGATGCTGGCCATGCACTCGGGCTGGCACGCCGCCCGCACGGCCGCCGCGATCCACCGTGGCGACGACGAGACCACCTCCCTGGCCGCGTACAGCCGACACCACCGCGGCATGTTCGACGACCTGCTGCGCATGGTTCGCTTCTACTACCAGCAGAACCTCGATCGCGACGACTACTTCTGGGAGAGCAAGCGCATCCTGCTGCAGGAGACCACTGCATTGCGCCCGCAGAAGGCCTTCGTGGTGCTGACCTCGGGCTTGGTGCAGAACCTCGCGCTCGCCGATCGCAAGGACGAAGCCGTTCGGCGAGTCGAACGCGACGACGCGCCGCCGCTCGAGACGCCCGCGTCGCTCGGCTTCGTGTGCCTGCACCTGCGCGCACGCGAGGCGGACGAGATCGTCGAGGGCCCCGATCCATTCGATGCCGTGTACGTGCTCGTCGAGCCCGCCGATGCGGCCGCACCCACGCTCTTTCGCAGCCGCAACTTCCACGTCAACGCGATCGCGCCGCGGCACGGCAACGATCCCATCGCAGAGCCCCGCTTCGCCGCGCCGCTGCGCGCGATCGGGGCCTGGGTCGCCGAGCTCGACGACGTCGATGGCGAGTCGCTGGCGGACTTCTGGCGCCGCCGTCGCGCGGCGTTGCTGGCTCGGCTGCGCAGCTTGCCGGGCGCGCTGGCGCTGGCGCGTGTGTTCGGCGAGTGA
- a CDS encoding trypsin-like serine protease, translating to MVASWWWWAMAAQLQAVDDPQALVGGTEAGVCAWPTAVSVGGCSGTLIHPEVVIYAAHCGAGATQVAFGETSTGARVVATSSCATHPAFVEPGGDDFAYCVLAEPVTDLAIAPVLMGCELQMLAPDVMLTTLGFGGAPDGPAGIKRWVEMPIAQVFLDTAILHAGGDGVSLCGGDSGGGSFVQLFDGSWRLAGVSSATIGTPCTDAQALLAMPFNGVEWIEASSGIDVTPCHDADGTWNPGTGCQGFAQDPATGVGAWPSCGTGPVSGYGSSCGAPSGGPDDVTAPLVEIVMPIDGATFPLDGDAASVVVTIDASDEGWGLSHTLLRIDGVDVPGSIDDVMPFEIPTLDVPEGAYELVAVAVDWAGNEGLSATHAIVVGDPPMSTTGDDGSGSGDAGGTSATSDGSSSMGTSGGDATASTGADSSGGSGGAPLDGTEGGDSGCACGVARGRGEALPWMVCVVLGGLAVRTRAASTKRRAVRAWAGADDALEVGAKGRDRAEAAIVGDP from the coding sequence GTGGTGGCTTCGTGGTGGTGGTGGGCGATGGCGGCGCAGCTGCAGGCGGTCGACGATCCGCAAGCGCTGGTCGGTGGCACCGAGGCCGGCGTCTGCGCGTGGCCCACCGCGGTCTCCGTGGGTGGCTGCAGCGGCACGCTCATCCACCCCGAGGTGGTGATCTACGCGGCGCACTGCGGTGCCGGGGCCACGCAGGTGGCGTTCGGCGAGACCTCGACGGGTGCGCGCGTGGTCGCGACCTCGAGCTGCGCGACCCATCCCGCGTTCGTCGAGCCCGGTGGCGACGACTTCGCGTACTGCGTACTCGCCGAGCCGGTGACCGATCTCGCGATTGCGCCGGTTCTCATGGGCTGCGAGCTGCAGATGCTCGCCCCCGACGTGATGCTCACGACCCTCGGCTTCGGCGGCGCCCCCGACGGACCGGCCGGCATCAAGCGCTGGGTCGAGATGCCGATCGCGCAGGTCTTCCTCGACACCGCGATCCTGCACGCGGGTGGCGACGGCGTCTCCCTGTGCGGCGGCGACTCGGGCGGCGGCAGCTTCGTGCAGCTCTTCGACGGCTCCTGGCGCCTCGCGGGCGTCAGCTCGGCGACGATCGGCACGCCGTGCACCGACGCGCAGGCGTTGCTCGCGATGCCGTTCAACGGCGTCGAGTGGATCGAGGCGAGCTCGGGCATCGATGTCACGCCGTGCCACGACGCCGACGGCACCTGGAACCCGGGCACGGGCTGCCAGGGGTTCGCGCAGGATCCGGCCACCGGCGTGGGGGCGTGGCCGAGTTGCGGCACCGGGCCGGTGTCGGGCTACGGCTCGAGCTGTGGCGCGCCGTCGGGCGGCCCCGACGATGTCACCGCACCGCTGGTGGAGATCGTGATGCCGATCGATGGCGCCACGTTCCCGCTCGATGGCGACGCCGCGTCGGTGGTCGTGACGATCGACGCCAGCGACGAGGGCTGGGGGCTCTCGCACACGCTGCTGCGGATCGACGGCGTCGATGTACCCGGCAGCATCGACGACGTCATGCCCTTCGAGATCCCCACCCTCGACGTGCCCGAGGGCGCCTACGAGCTCGTCGCGGTGGCGGTCGACTGGGCCGGCAACGAGGGCCTGTCGGCGACGCACGCGATCGTGGTCGGTGATCCGCCGATGTCGACGACGGGAGACGACGGCAGCGGCAGCGGTGACGCCGGCGGGACGTCGGCGACGAGCGACGGGTCGAGCTCGATGGGCACGAGCGGTGGCGATGCGACCGCGAGCACGGGGGCCGACAGCTCGGGGGGCAGTGGCGGCGCGCCGCTGGACGGCACCGAGGGTGGCGACTCGGGGTGTGCGTGCGGCGTCGCGCGTGGGCGCGGCGAGGCGCTGCCGTGGATGGTGTGCGTCGTGTTGGGCGGCCTCGCCGTCCGGACCAGGGCCGCTTCAACGAAACGCCGCGCGGTACGAGCGTGGGCTGGTGCCGACGACGCGCTGGAAGTGGGCGCGAAAGGCCGCGATCGAGCCGAAGCCGCAATCGTCGGCGACCCGTGA